A DNA window from Hordeum vulgare subsp. vulgare chromosome 1H, MorexV3_pseudomolecules_assembly, whole genome shotgun sequence contains the following coding sequences:
- the LOC123417389 gene encoding cytochrome P450 89A2-like, which produces MATFHFFLITSTILSALVLLLRFRPVQGDGKRLPPGPSSLLLLFSTAWLGLTSSPAEAEPVLQRLFRRYGPIMSLRVGSRLAIFVADRRLAHTALVQRGAALADRPSFATARILGADDNYSVTRAGYGPVWRLLRRNLVAETLHPSRAHQFTHARFWARRVLVEKLRRQADDGGAPAPVTATFQYAVFYLLLTICFGERLDENVVRTITAAQNDQVRYMFSKMSVFAFVPSVAEHLFSGRIRKMLSLRRRQKELFLPLIDARRNGEREPRQSKSETTLEHSYVDTLFDVRLPQEGNRPLTDDEIVNLCSEFLTAGADTTSTALTWIMAELVKNKAIQERLYEEIKAWTKDDREEVSEEDIQSMPYLKAVVLEGLRKHPPVHFVLPHMAAEDVEVGGYLVPKGSTVNFMVAEMGRDEQEWEKPMEFIPERFLAGGKGVDVTGNTGIKMMSFGVGRRICAGLNIAMLHLLYLVANMVREFEWKEAAGQEVDLTEKLEFMVVMKKKLRPRLVPRKQHAS; this is translated from the coding sequence ATGGCAACGTTTCACTTCTTCCTCATTACGAGTACGATCCTCTCGGCGCTCGTTTTACTCCTCCGTTTCCGCCCTGTGCAGGGCGATGGCAAGCGCCTCCCGCCTGGCCCGTCGTCCCTGCTTTTGCTATTCAGCACTGCGTGGCTAGGGCTGACGAGCTCGCCGGCCGAGGCAGAGCCCGTGCTCCAACGGCTGTTCAGGCGCTATGGCCCCATCATGTCGCTGCGAGTGGGGTCAAGGCTGGCCATCTTCGTCGCCGACCGACGCCTTGCACACACGGCGCTCGTCCAGCGCGGGGCCGCCCTGGCCGACCGCCCCAGCTTCGCAACGGCCAGGATCCTCGGTGCGGACGACAATTACTCCGTGACCCGCGCCGGCTACGGGCCGGTGTGGCGCCTACTGCGTCGCAACCTCGTCGCCGAGACGCTGCACCCGTCACGTGCCCACCAGTTCACGCATGCACGCTTTTGGGCCCGCCGCGTGCTCGTCGAGAAGCTGCGGCGCCAGGCCGACGACGGCGGGGCGCCTGCCCCGGTCACGGCCACGTTCCAATACGCCGTGTTCTACCTCCTCTTGACCATCTGCTTCGGCGAGAGGCTTGACGAGAACGTGGTGCGCACCATCACCGCCGCACAGAACGACCAGGTGCGATACATGTTCAGCAAAATGTCCGTCTTCGCCTTCGTCCCATCGGTCGCCGAGCACCTCTTCTCCGGACGCATCCGGAAAATGCTTTCCCTGCGGCGGCGGCAGAAGGAGCTCTTCCTACCGCTGATCGACGCGCGTCGGAACGGCGAGCGCGAGCCGAGGCAGAGCAAATCGGAAACCACGTTGGAGCACTCGTACGTGGACACGCTGTTCGACGTCAGGCTCCCGCAGGAGGGGAACCGCCCACTCACCGACGACGAGATAGTCAACCTCTGCTCAGAGTTCCTCACCGCAGGGGCTGACACCACCTCCACCGCACTGACGTGGATTATGGCCGAGCTGGTAAAAAACAAGGCCATCCAGGAGAGGCTCTACGAGGAAATCAAAGCCTGGACAAAGGACGACCGTGAAGAGGTCTCCGAGGAAGACATTCAGAGCATGCCTTACCTCAAGGCGGTGGTTCTCGAGGGCTTGCGGAAGCACCCGCCTGTGCACTTCGTGCTGCCGCACATGGCAGCGGAGGACGTGGAGGTTGGCGGGTACCTCGTCCCCAAGGGTTCCACAGTGAACTTCATGGTGGCCGAGATGGGTAGGGACGAGCAGGAGTGGGAGAAGCCCATGGAGTTCATTCCAGAGCGATTCCTGGCTGGCGGCAAAGGGGTGGACGTGACTGGCAACACGGGGATCAAAATGATGTCGTTCGGCGTCGGGCGGAGGATCTGCGCCGGTCTGAACATTGCCATGCTTCACCTGCTCTACCTGGTGGCCAACATGGTGAGAGAATTCGAGTGGAAGGAAGCGGCCGGCCAGGAGGTCGATTTGACGGAGAAACTCGAGTTCATGGTTGTCATGAAAAAGAAGCTGCGCCCACGTCTTGTGCCCCGAAAGCAACATGCAAGCTGA